In a genomic window of Balaenoptera ricei isolate mBalRic1 chromosome 3, mBalRic1.hap2, whole genome shotgun sequence:
- the LRRC14B gene encoding leucine-rich repeat-containing protein 14B, translating into VKPISALGEGVCGPRSACRACSHRAVSCPARSPLRTPLKVLDLGNCDLNHADMAFLANCTHAAHLEVLDLSGHCLVDLFPSTFFRLLGQAAPTLRALTLEECGLADRHVGALILALGPCRRLRELRFLGNPMSARALRRLFVALCELPRLQSVEFPVPRDCYPEGSAYPQDELAMSKFDQQKYSAIAEDLRAVLLRAGRDDIRVSTPLFGSFDPDIEETSNELGKLLLQAFKTALENFSRALKQME; encoded by the coding sequence GTAAAACCCATTTCAGCTCTCGGGGAGGGTGTGTGTGGCCCCCGGAGCGCCTGCCGGGCCTGCTCTCACCGCGCTGTTTCCTGCCCTGCCCGCAGCCCCCTCCGGACTCCGCTGAAAGTGCTGGACCTGGGCAACTGCGACCTGAACCACGCGGACATGGCCTTCTTGGCGAACTGCACCCACGCCGCCCACCTGGAGGTGCTGGACCTCAGCGGGCACTGCCTGGTGGACCTGTTCCCCTCGACCTTCTTCCGGCTGCTGGGCCAGGCCGCCCCGACGCTGAGGGCCCTGACCCTGGAGGAGTGCGGCCTCGCGGACCGGCACGTGGGCGCGCTGATCCTGGCCCTGGGCCCCTGCCGCCGGCTGCGGGAGCTCCGCTTCCTGGGGAACCCAATGTCGGCCCGCGCGCTCCGGCGCCTCTTCGTGGCTCTCTGTGAGCTCCCCCGGCTGCAGAGCGTGGAGTTCCCGGTGCCCAGGGACTGCTACCCCGAGGGCAGCGCCTACCCCCAGGACGAGCTGGCCATGTCCAAATTCGACCAGCAGAAATACAGCGCGATCGCAGAGGACCTGCGCGCGGTGCTGCTGCGGGCCGGCCGCGACGACATCCGGGTCTCCACGCCCCTCTTCGGAAGCTTCGACCCGGACATTGAAGAAACGAGCAATGAACTCGGAAAGCTCTTGCTGCAAGCCTTCAAAACTGCTCTGGAAAACTTCTCCAGAGCGCTGAAGCAAATGGAGTAG